From a single Raphanus sativus cultivar WK10039 chromosome 3, ASM80110v3, whole genome shotgun sequence genomic region:
- the LOC108847156 gene encoding WEB family protein At5g55860: MVAKKGGGGKDSSSSSSEVGEIDTSAPFQSVKHAVNLFGEAALSADKHPLIRKPSPQSAEKVLVKQTELHLAQKELNKLREQVKNAETVRDQALSELDWAKRTVDELTRKLDAVSESRDSANKVTEAAESRIREAKPESGSVSVCGSSSSGDDDEYGMVCKELDAAKQELRKIRQVSNEIADTKSVALTREEEAKEVSKVYSEKIELLRKEIEAVNGSVEETKLACSQARKEQSEIFSEKEIQQRTYKAGMEESAKKLLALRKEFDPEFAKKLEAQLTETYNEIDELQKQMETVKASDVDSVNGVSLELNEAKGLLEKFVEEEKSLQESVESLKAELKNVKTERSEVEAKEGEIESVAGDLNLKLSKSKSELEECVAEETKAKAALEDMMSTLNQISSETEAARRGAEEMRNKAEGLMKEAETAHLTLEETELNLRVALDEAEEAKAAEAKALGQIKSMSEKTDAARKSTSSESGAQSITLSREEFNSLSKRAEVFDKLADMKVAAAQAQVEAVRASETETLKKLETTQEEIEKLKTATEEALKKAAMADAAKKAVEGELRRWRERDQKKAEEVASRILAEAEAKISAESSPQHHYKATNKQKPIHNKLEKTKTSVVSKKVLLPNLSGIFSRKKNQVEWGSPSYLPGEKPI; encoded by the exons atggtTGCTAAGAAAGGAGGAGGAGGTAaagattcatcttcttcttcttcagaggTTGGTGAGATTGACACAAGCGCTCCTTTCCAATCCGTTAAACATGCTGTTAACCTCTTCGGTGAAGCTGCCCTCTCCGCTGATAAGCACCCTCTCATTCGTAAACCCAGTCCTCAATCCGCTGag AAAGTTTTGGTGAAGCAGACAGAGCTTCACTTGGCGCAGAAGGAGCTGAACAAGCTGAGGGAGCAGGTTAAGAACGCTGAAACAGTGAGAGACCAAGCGTTGAGTGAGCTGGATTGGGCTAAGAGGACCGTCGACGAGCTTACTCGTAAGCTCGATGCTGTTAGCGAGTCGAGAGATTCTGCTAATAAAGTGACCGAAGCAGCGGAGAGCCGGATCAGGGAAGCGAAACCAGAGAGTGGCTCTGTCTCTGTGTGTGGTAGTAGTAGtagtggtgatgatgatgagtatgGGATGGTGTGTAAGGAGCTTGATGCAGCGAAGCAAGAGCTGAGGAAGATCCGTCAGGTTTCTAACGAGATTGCGGATACAAAGAGTGTTGCTTTGACCAGAGAAGAGGAAGCTAAGGAAGTGAGTAAAGTTTATTCTGAGAAGATTGAGTTGCTTAGAAAGGAGATAGAAGCTGTTAATGGATCTGTTGAGGAGACTAAGCTTGCGTGTTCTCAAGCTCGTAAAGAACAGTCTGAGATATTCTCGGAGAAGGAGATTCAGCAGCGGACGTATAAAGCTGGCATGGAAGAATCTGCCAAGAAGCTACTCGCTTTGAGGAAAGAGTTTGATCCTGAGTTTGCTAAAAAGCTTGAAGCGCAGCTTACTGAGACTTATAACGAGATAGACGAGTTGCAGAAGCAGATGGAGACTGTGAAAGCATCTGATGTGGATTCCGTTAATGGTGTGAGTTTGGAGTTGAACGAAGCGAAGGGTTTGCTAGAGAAGTTTGTGGAAGAAGAGAAGTCTTTGCAAGAGTCGGTGGAGTCTCTCAAAGCAGAGCTGAAGAATGTGAAGACAGAGCGGAGTGAAGTTGAAGCGAAGGAGGGTGAGATCGAATCTGTGGCTGGAGATCTTAACCTGAAGCTTAGCAAAAGCAAGAGTGAGCTAGAAGAATGTGTTGCGGAGGAAACTAAAGCAAAGGCTGCTTTGGAAGATATGATGTCAACTTTGAATCAGATATCTTCCGAGACAGAAGCTGCTCGAAGAGGAGCTGAGGAGATGAGAAACAAAGCCGAGGGGTTAATGAAGGAAGCTGAAACCGCTCATCTCACGCTCGAAGAGACAGAGCTAAACTTGAGGGTCGCTCTAGATGAAGCCGAGGAAGCAAAAGCTGCCGAGGCAAAGGCGCTTGGACAGATAAAGTCAATGTCTGAGAAAACAGACGCTGCCCGTAAGTCGACATCATCCGAGTCTGGAGCTCAGAGCATCACACTGTCTCGGGAGGAGTTCAACTCGCTGAGCAAGAGAGCTGAGGTGTTCGATAAGTTGGCGGATATGAAAGTGGCGGCTGCACAGGCTCAGGTGGAAGCAGTTAGAGCTAGCGAAACCGAGACACTGAAGAAGTTAGAGACTACACAAGAGGAGATTGAGAAGCTGAAGACCGCAACAGAAGAAGCACTGAAGAAGGCAGCTATGGCTGATGCTGCTAAGAAAGCAGTCGAAGGAGAACTCAGAAGGTGGCGTGAAAGAGATCAGAAGAAAGCAGAGGAAGTGGCCTCGAGGATCCTCGCAGAGGCTGAGGCCAAGATATCCGCTGAGTCATCACCGCAACATCATTACAAAGCTACTAATAAACAGAAGCCTATCCACAACAAACTGGAGAAGACAAAAACCTCTGTGGTATCAAAGAAAGTGCTTTTACCTAATCTAAGTGGGATCTTTAGTAGAAAGAAGAATCAAGTGGAGTGGGGTTCTCCTTCTTATCTCCCTGGTGAGAAACCCATTTGA